A region from the Rhizoctonia solani chromosome 13, complete sequence genome encodes:
- a CDS encoding Serine/threonine-protein kinase yields the protein MSTIYTSPLWSGALGATSDITKLVRVNRTGQDLYEEAGLGGSADIFSGKYIRHDGGMVKVAIKSIRAFDLDNDATTQMERLEKKLARELEIWRNLSGGSNIIELLGIMTGIGPLPSFVCELCPWNLQDYLERKTPPPRHTKMMADTLRGLSYMHGLGSGPIAHGDIKLSNILVNSDETALICDFGRSRQPNDRTGEVVLSGSSPFAGTVRYMSPELLFPASARPSPAADMWAYGCIALEILCRIHPYNEASSDVMVAELIKSGHLPSGRPTGPRGSLINDTLWSVLSSCWQAQDWRPTAQGFLEELNRMVHSGEVPSSPIAMDLFTAIDNQPIPPWPSDIKDLKNQINTNTLVERSRSLRSTVWRARTVAGQPIVVKVPRLNASLDNQTRHDHLEIVFRKVASSCYDVHHPNIIDFLGITSGFSPHEGLVFEACYRWTLAEYRKKRIVVLEEYTRSTDPYPTAHSLMCDILEGLKYMHGYPIPITHGDLRPENISIDDSGRAKISLMSFGRMLAALPPDAAVTGTIESVLSFRWMSPELIISNRPQQTTESDMWTFGCVCFWLLTLLEPYSSIDRDDLAGAEIIHGHSPATLSQVYRRDSWTTNGLWNTIAKCWRQSPLQRPSATDFMKILTQLEGRKIDWLPISVIDLAGKVRFDSSARQESKQVADHLSIWRRFDHAKPEILEEARVKMAFFEATYSPKWYSKATRVVIKTGFGPESSANALEALYSTVQHEVALMEQIDHPFIHRLLGIDSSLTHTHIPDMIFEPLPRITLESLLNQGEADYVRSIQILRDVASAILYLHEHRGGSIAHGDIQPSNIYILSDGRAKLANLTCGFQYISGQPASSSVQQWSEAVSTPPQPSLYSSPESRAPFAFPTIAGDVWSFGMVILSTCSPRFRGVDIEQYMDHTASGTPPLELQEAIADCDDRVLPLLRELLVLEPTSRLAISLVLPRLSQSSSLSDP from the exons ATGTCCACAATATACACCTCGCCGCTATGGTCGGGTGCGCTGGGAGCTACAAGCGACATCACAAAGCTCGTCCGAGTGAACCGAACTGGACAAGATCTGTATGAAGAGGCTGGGCTGGGGGGATCTGCAGATATCTTCAG TGGGAAGTATATAAGGCATGACGGAGGTATGGTCAAG GTCGCCATCAAATCTATACGGGCATTCGATTTAGACAATGATGCAACTACACAAATGGAAAGACTTGAGAAG AAATTGGCCCGTGAACTTGAAATCTGGCGTAATTTGAGTGGCGGGAGTAACATTATTGAGCTTTTGGGAATTATGACTGGAATTGGTCCCCTTCCATCGTTTGTTTGTGAGCTCTGCCCCTGGAACCTTCAGGAC TATTTAGAACGAAAAACACCACCCCCAAGACATACGAAGATG ATGGCCGATACACTTCGTGGTCTCAGCTACATGCATGGACTCGGCTCAGGGCCGATTGCCCACGGGGATATCAAATTG AGTAACATCCTCGTAAACTCCGATGAGACAGCGTTGATATGTGATTTTGGCCGCTCTCGTCAACCTAATGACCGTACAGGTGAAGTTGTCTTGTCCGGCTCGTCTCCTTTTGCTGGCACGGTTCGATATATGAGCCCAGAGCTACTTTTTCCAGCCTCTGCAAGACCCTCGCCGGCAGCAGACATGTGGGCCTACGGATGCATCGCTCTTGAA ATACTCTGCCGTATTCATCCATACAATGAAGCAAGCAGTGATGTGATGGTAGCAGAACTAATCAAAAGCGGACATCTTCCGAGTGGCCGGCCCACTGGTCCTAGAGGCAGCCTAATTAACGATACCCTATGGAGCGTGCTATCCTCATGCTGGCAAGCACAGGATTGGCGTCCGACAGCGCAGGGGTTCTTAGAGGAGTTAAATCGTATGGTGCACAGTGGAGAAGTTCCAAGCTCACCTATAGCTATGGATCTTTTCACTGCTATCGACAACCAGCCTATACCACCTTGGCCATCTGACATTAAGGACTTAAAGAATCAAATTAATACTAACACACTGGTTGAACGCTCTCGTAGCCTACGATCAACCGTCTGGAG GGCTCGTACAGTTGCTGGTCAGCCAATAGTAGTAAAGGTTCCACGGCTCAATGCCAGTCTTGATAATCAAACTCGACATGATCACCTAGAAATT GTATTTCGCAAAGTTGCTTCGAGCTGTTACGACGTCCACCACCCAAACATTATAGACTTTCTCGGAATTACTTCCGGATTTTCTCCACATGAAGGGCTTGTTTTTGAGGCCTGCTATCGGTGGACTCTTGCTGAG TATCGTAAAAAAAGGATTGTAGTACTGGAGGAGTATACACGCTCCACAGATCCTTATCCAACTGCTCATAGTCTA ATGTGTGACATTCTCGAAGGACTAAAATATATGCATGGGTACCCAATTCCAATCACTCATGGTGACCTGAGACCC GAGAACATTTCAATCGACGACAGCGGTAGAGCCAAAATTAGTTTAATGAGTTTCGGAAGGATGCTGGCAGCGCTACCTCCTGATGCAGCGGTGACCGGGACCATCGAATCAGTACTTTCATTCCGTTGGATGAGTCCGGAGCTCATCATCTCAAATAGGCCACAACAAACCACTGAATCAGACATGTGGACTTTCGGAtgtgtctgcttctgg CTCCTCACGCTCCTGGAGCCCTATAGCTCAATCGATCGCGATGATCTGGCTGGAGCAGAGATTATACATGGTCACTCGCCAGCTACTTTATCGCAGGTCTACCGCAGAGATTCCTGGACTACAAACGGACTCTGGAACACAATAGCTAAATGCTGGCGTCAATCACCACTGCAGAGACCTAGTGCAACTgatttcatgaagattttaACACAACTGGAAGGAAGAAAGATAGACTGGTTACCAATCAGCGTCATAGACTTGGCCGGAAAAGTCCGATTTGATTCGTCCGCACGACAAGAGAGCAAACAAGTTGCGGATCATTTGTCTATTTGGAG GAGATTCGATCATGCGAAACCTGAGATTTTGGAAGAAGCGCGCGTCAAGATGGCTTTCTTCGA AGCCACGTATTCGCCAAAATGGTACTCAAAAGCCACCAGA GTCGTTATTAAGActggatttggtcctgaaaGTAGCGCTAATGCTTTGGAAGCCCTTTATTCG ACTGTACAACACGAGGTTGCCCTCATGGAACAGATTGATCATCCATTCATCCACAGATTACTTGGGATTGATTCTAGCCTTACGCATACGCACATACCGGATATGATATTTGAACCTCTCCCTAGAATAACACTCGAGTCT TTACTTAACCAAGGCGAAGCAGATTATGTTCGCTCCATTCAAATT CTCAGAGATGTTGCTTCTGCTATATTATACCTCCACGAACATAGAGGTGGTAGTATAGCTCACGGAGACATACAACCG TCCAACATTTATATTCTCTCCGATGGGCGAGCCAAGCTTGCAAACCTTACTTGCGGGTTTCAGTACATCTCGGGTCAGCCAGCCTCGAGCTCAGTTCAACAATGGTCTGAGGCGGTTTCAACTCCGCCTCAACCGTCGTTGTATAGTAGCCCGGAGTCCCGTGCTCCATTCGCGTTTCCGACTATAGCCGGGGATGTGTGGAGTTTTGGTATGGTCATCCTCAGT ACTTGCTCTCCTCGTTTTAGAGGAGTCGACATCGAGCAATATATGGATCACACTGCTAGCGGTACTCCCCCGCTCGAACTGCAAGAGGCTATTGCAGACTGTGATGACCGGGTCCTCCCGCTTCTCCGTGAGCTACTGGTACTTGAGCCCACCAGTCGTCTGGCAATCTCGCTAGTCCTTCCCAGGTTATCTCAATCAAGTTCATTGAGTGATCCTTAA
- a CDS encoding Jacalin-like lectin domain protein, with product MVNPVAMDVAHGVQGSTDASSYAELDEATRETLLLDKGYLSGVRVDSNDGPRPSSHRVAQCISTRSPHVRETNNIDSDVVSTENRRETNYVHKGWSLSALSTSDKSPWAVSRIARNNQANSWIQSSTKYVLIQKLRVDLSAEDLSPTVELSKAFEEALKRPSLFERSEAVYQIFEQWGDVIPLVFDIGISLAVTDLEPVARNYLKVTDRSYLGLHQLSMSASARASTQGGDPTTLQSEDNVKEWLRRPVPPHQWERVRIIKVTHLTTILSKELQFRLNELHRSLVTYCPVTTKAITSDGTSFDGTSHVHNTISKIAFYSDGYYIKSISVKYTTEGSPVTYGSNKTPNNEVTLTAGEYVTDIILWKDQKGVCGLQLNTSKGITSQHFGSDGGTPTVMRSSGGCLSAFSGIVQSDIIHDLRTLWRHDVQGSGLGGDREFSKYYGGVAGTPFSDWPFVKQSDTARIKSIRIKCGTYIDGIEVTYEYFGPGGCGTKSQKADYHGGSNSGGKEHTFVLASDEDIVAVLGRYNKYIVQLCFVTNKGRTSDIFGGGDGEDFRCQAPATGDGKATRLHYICGKSGDWLNGIMLAWVPL from the exons ATGGTCAACCCCGTGGCCATGGACGTAGCTCATGGGGTTC AAGGATCTACAGATGCTTCGTCTTATGCTGAACTTGACGAAGCTACTCGAGAAACATTG CTCCTTGATAAAGGAT ATCTCTCTGGCGTTAGGGTAGATAGCAATGATGGTCCAAGACCGTCTTCCCACCGAGTAGCTCAGTGCATTTCTACCCGATCGCCCCATGTACGAGAGACCAACAACATTGACTCAGACGTCGTTTCAACGGAGAACAGACGAGAGACGAACTATGTGCACAAAGGCTGGTCCCTCTCGGCTTTATCAACTTCGGACAAATCGCCTTGGGCCGTATCAAGGATCGCTCGCAACAACCAAGCGAACTCTTGGATCCAGTCATCTACCAAGTATGTTTTGATACAAAAGCTTAGGGTTGATCTTTCAGCAGAGGACCTTTCACCGACTGTGGAGCTCAGTAAAGCTTTCGAAGAGGCCTTGAAGCGCCCCAGCCTTTTTGAAAGGTCTGAAGCTGTATATCAGATATTCGAACAGTG GGGTGATGTCATTCCTCTG GTGTTTGATATCGGTATCTCGTTGGCAGTGACCGATTTGGAGCCCGTCGCCAGAAAT TACCTGAAAGTCACAGACCGGTCGTATCTGGGGCTTCACCAGCTATCGATGTCAGCCTCAGCTAGGGCATCCACACAG GGCGGAGATCCGACTACCCTCCAGAGCGAGGATAATGTCAAAGAGTGGCTACGTAGGCCAG TACCCCCACACCAATGGGAGCGAGTACGAATTATCAAAGTGACGCACCTTACGACTATACTTTCCAAGGAACTTCAATTCAGACTGAACGAGCTCCACCGATCGCTTGTGACGTACTGCCCGGTTACTACCAAAGCCATCACATCAGACGGAACTTCATTTGACGGAACCTCTCATGTGCATAACACAATCTCCAAGATCGCGTTTTACTCCGATGGATATTACATAAAATCAATATCGGTAAAGTACACAACTGAGGGCTCTCCAGTCACATACGGATCGAATAAGACGCCGAACAACGAAGTAACATTAACAGCTG GTGAATATGTAACCGATATAATCCTGTGGAAGGATCAAAAGGGTGTCTGTGGGCTCCAATTGAACACTAGCAAAGGCATAACTTCACAGCACTTTGGATCCGATGGCGGCACTCCGACAGTTATGCGCAGTTCAGGAGGCTGCTTGTCCGCATTCTCTGGAATAGTTCAATCTGATATAATACATGACTTACGG ACATTGTGGAGACACGACGTTCAAGGCTCGGGACTAGGTGGCGATAGGGAGTTTTCCAAATACTATGGCGGCGTGGCAGGAACTCCCTTTTCTGACTGGCCTTTTGTAAAACAGTCTGATACAGCTCGTATTAAATCCATCCGTATAAAATGTGGAACGTACATCGATGGCATAGAG GTTACGTATGAATACTTTGGCCCCGGAGGATGTGGCACAAAATCTCAAAAGGCTGATTATCATGGGGGTTCGAACTCGGGCGGGAAGGAGCATACTTTCGTTTTGGCATCCGATGAAGATATCGTGGCTGTTCTAGGACGCTATAATAAGTATATTGTTCAGCTGTGTTTCGTTACTAACAAAG GCCGGACCAGCGATATCTTTGGTGGGGGCGACGGAGAAGACTTTAGATGCCAAGCACCCGCCACGGGTGACGGTAAGGCTACACGTTTGCACTATATATGCGGCAAAAG TGGAGATTGGCTTAACGGTATAATGCTAGCCTGGGTCCCACTTTAG